A section of the Bacteroidetes Order II. bacterium genome encodes:
- a CDS encoding VanZ family protein — MKKALLFFWTFLIILGCSVPSSAIPDMAIFTADKFLHFVILMVWAFLVLESSTIQPMIVVGLGFAFGLLIEVHQEYWLPYLIPSKRAFEWADALADGLGALAGVTLWRFLRRSSKKQPLP, encoded by the coding sequence TTGAAAAAAGCACTTTTATTTTTTTGGACTTTTCTGATCATTCTGGGTTGTTCGGTACCGAGTAGCGCCATACCGGACATGGCCATTTTTACCGCAGATAAATTCCTACACTTTGTTATTTTGATGGTTTGGGCATTCTTGGTGCTGGAATCATCTACCATCCAACCAATGATTGTGGTGGGGCTTGGGTTTGCTTTTGGCCTGTTGATCGAAGTACATCAAGAATATTGGTTGCCTTATCTGATTCCCTCTAAGCGGGCATTTGAGTGGGCAGATGCATTGGCGGACGGGCTGGGGGCATTGGCGGGCGTGACATTGTGGAGGTTTTTGCGGAGGTCTTCCAAAAAACAACCCCTGCCCTGA